Proteins encoded together in one Hymenobacter monticola window:
- the lpdA gene encoding dihydrolipoyl dehydrogenase, which produces MNQYDVTVIGSGPGGYVAAIRCAQLGLKTAIIEKYPTLGGTCLNVGCIPSKALLDSSEHYHNAHTAFADHGIGLENLTVDMNRMIDRKAGVVKANVDGISYLMKKNKIDVITGVGSFIDKNHISIVPREGGEAQQIETKNVIIATGSKPTVLPFIAQDKERIITSTEALNIREVPKHMIVIGGGVIGLEMASVYARLGAKVSVVEFMDSIIPTMDRGLGKELKRVLGKIGIEFFFSHKVTGATRDGDNVTVTATNAKGEEVKFEGDYCLVAVGRVPYTAGLNLEAAGVQMEERGRIKVDEHLQTNVPGIYAIGDVIRGAMLAHKAEEEGVFVAETIVGQKPHINYLLIPGVVYTWPEVAGVGYTEEQLKEQGKAYKVGSFPFKASGRARASGDTDGFVKVLADKTTDEILGVHMIGPRIADLIAEAVTAMEFRASAEDVARMSHSHPTYAEAMKEACLAATENRAIHM; this is translated from the coding sequence ATGAATCAATACGACGTCACCGTCATCGGCTCCGGCCCCGGCGGCTATGTAGCGGCCATCCGCTGCGCTCAGCTCGGCCTCAAAACGGCCATCATCGAGAAATACCCCACCCTGGGCGGCACCTGCCTCAACGTGGGCTGCATCCCCAGCAAGGCCCTGCTCGACTCGTCGGAGCATTACCACAACGCCCACACCGCCTTTGCCGACCACGGCATCGGCCTGGAAAACCTGACGGTGGACATGAACCGCATGATTGACCGCAAGGCCGGCGTGGTGAAGGCCAACGTGGACGGCATCTCCTACCTGATGAAGAAGAACAAAATCGACGTCATCACCGGCGTGGGTTCATTCATTGATAAAAACCACATCAGCATTGTGCCCCGCGAAGGCGGCGAGGCCCAGCAGATTGAAACCAAAAACGTCATCATCGCCACCGGCTCCAAGCCCACGGTGCTGCCGTTCATCGCCCAGGACAAGGAGCGCATCATCACCAGCACCGAGGCCCTGAACATCCGCGAAGTGCCCAAGCACATGATTGTAATTGGCGGCGGCGTGATTGGCCTCGAAATGGCCTCCGTGTACGCCCGCCTCGGCGCCAAAGTGAGTGTGGTGGAGTTCATGGACAGCATCATCCCGACCATGGACCGCGGCCTGGGCAAGGAATTGAAGCGGGTGCTAGGCAAAATCGGCATCGAATTCTTCTTCTCGCACAAAGTGACCGGCGCCACCCGCGACGGCGACAACGTGACCGTGACGGCCACCAACGCCAAGGGCGAGGAAGTGAAGTTTGAAGGCGACTACTGCCTCGTGGCCGTGGGCCGCGTGCCCTACACCGCCGGCCTCAACCTGGAAGCCGCCGGCGTGCAGATGGAAGAGCGCGGCCGCATCAAGGTCGACGAGCACCTGCAAACCAACGTGCCCGGCATCTATGCCATCGGCGACGTCATTCGGGGCGCCATGCTGGCCCACAAGGCCGAGGAAGAAGGCGTGTTCGTGGCCGAAACCATCGTGGGCCAGAAGCCGCACATCAACTACCTGCTCATCCCCGGCGTGGTGTACACCTGGCCCGAAGTGGCCGGCGTGGGCTACACCGAAGAGCAACTCAAGGAGCAGGGCAAGGCCTACAAAGTGGGCTCGTTCCCCTTCAAAGCCAGCGGCCGGGCCCGCGCCAGCGGCGACACCGACGGCTTCGTGAAGGTGCTGGCCGACAAAACCACCGACGAAATCCTGGGCGTGCACATGATTGGCCCGCGCATCGCCGACCTCATCGCCGAAGCCGTGACCGCCATGGAATTCCGCGCCTCCGCCGAGGACGTGGCCCGCATGAGCCACTCGCACCCCACCTACGCCGAGGCCATGAAAGAAGCGTGTTTGGCGGCTACGGAGAACCGGGCCATTCACATGTAA
- a CDS encoding tail fiber domain-containing protein — protein MKYLYLLAASLLATTSALAQTTPGGVRIGTPGAPDAAAALDISATGKGLLIPRMDSATRAGIAAPPDGLMVFQTDGRQGFWYCVGGAWLYIPDKTRSGDNLGNHTATRNLNLANNRLVGGSATTPGVSGLRIDGNGLVRLSMQGVRPSGNYDNGLGLHVLDADAGFLVRTGIGLGPLTPPATGQGDRLMWSSFYSALRAGGVDGAQWDGSNLGFYSAAFGYNTLAAGNYSLGAGYGIAVRGSYSAALGYVNAIDFTSSAAFAFGRNCRIKGNYSVAGGFFSKAQGNLSLAWGERCNANANNAIALGRFASANARTGTLVLADAAGNDSLRASANNQFSARYVGGYRLYTNIAQTVGVQIAAGGNSWTVISDSTKKELRRLADGNRFLARIDGMRLGSWNYKGQDPGTMRHYGPMAQDFYAAFGHDGVGTIGNDSTINQSDFDGVNLIAIQALYRRVRALEAENAALRRQQPAPAAQAAAAAALEERLRRLEALVGGQAQR, from the coding sequence ATGAAATACCTGTATCTGCTTGCCGCCAGCCTGTTGGCCACCACTTCCGCCCTGGCCCAAACCACGCCCGGCGGGGTGCGCATCGGCACACCCGGCGCCCCTGATGCCGCCGCCGCCCTCGACATCTCGGCCACGGGCAAGGGCCTGCTCATCCCGCGCATGGACTCGGCCACCCGCGCCGGCATTGCCGCGCCGCCCGATGGACTGATGGTGTTCCAGACCGACGGCCGCCAGGGTTTCTGGTACTGCGTGGGCGGCGCCTGGCTTTACATCCCCGACAAAACCCGCTCGGGCGACAACCTGGGCAACCACACGGCCACCCGCAACCTCAACCTGGCCAATAACCGGCTGGTGGGCGGCTCGGCGACGACTCCCGGTGTGTCCGGCCTGCGCATCGATGGCAACGGGTTGGTCCGCCTCTCCATGCAAGGCGTTCGCCCCAGCGGCAACTACGACAACGGGCTGGGCCTGCACGTACTGGATGCCGATGCCGGCTTCCTGGTGCGGACGGGCATCGGCCTCGGCCCCTTGACGCCGCCCGCAACCGGCCAGGGCGACCGGCTGATGTGGTCCTCCTTCTACAGCGCGCTACGGGCCGGCGGGGTAGATGGCGCGCAGTGGGACGGCAGCAACCTGGGGTTTTATTCGGCGGCTTTTGGCTACAACACGCTGGCCGCCGGCAATTACAGCTTAGGAGCCGGCTACGGCATTGCCGTGCGCGGCAGCTACAGCGCCGCCCTGGGCTACGTCAACGCAATCGACTTCACCTCGTCAGCGGCGTTTGCTTTTGGCCGCAATTGCCGCATCAAGGGCAACTACAGCGTGGCCGGGGGCTTCTTCAGCAAGGCGCAGGGCAACCTATCGCTGGCCTGGGGCGAGCGGTGCAACGCCAACGCCAACAACGCCATTGCCCTGGGCCGCTTCGCCTCGGCCAATGCCAGGACCGGCACGCTCGTGCTGGCCGATGCGGCCGGCAACGACTCGCTGCGGGCCTCGGCCAACAACCAGTTTTCGGCCCGCTACGTGGGCGGCTACCGCCTCTACACCAACATAGCCCAGACCGTGGGCGTGCAGATAGCGGCCGGGGGCAACTCCTGGACGGTCATTTCCGATTCGACTAAAAAGGAGCTGCGCCGCCTAGCCGACGGCAACCGGTTCCTGGCCCGCATCGATGGCATGCGCCTGGGCTCGTGGAATTACAAGGGCCAGGACCCCGGCACCATGCGCCACTACGGCCCCATGGCGCAGGATTTTTACGCCGCCTTCGGCCACGACGGCGTGGGCACCATCGGCAACGACAGCACCATCAACCAGTCGGATTTCGACGGCGTGAACCTCATTGCCATCCAGGCCCTCTACCGCCGCGTGCGGGCACTGGAAGCCGAAAATGCCGCCCTGCGCCGCCAGCAGCCGGCGCCTGCGGCCCAGGCCGCGGCCGCGGCGGCGTTGGAAGAGCGCCTGCGCCGCCTTGAAGCGCTGGTGGGCGGGCAGGCCCAGCGGTAG
- a CDS encoding M1 family metallopeptidase — MKKKLLVLLLLLAAAVPAAQAQLLQPKPVAYTRADSLRGSLTTPLRTCYDLNYYHLDVKLDPAQRFISGSNLFRFTAAQDFTRLQFDLFANLKVEKVLYKGKDVPFTREANAVFVTFPKPIAKGSRDEFTVYYSGNPTVAKKAPWDGGMVFTQDAAGKPWVATACQGTGASIWWPTKDQQADEVDSMLISISVPNGLKDVSNGRLRKTTKLKDGYTRFDWAVRNPINNYDVALNVGDYQHFSDSYQGEKGLLTLDYWVLPENVAKAKTQFAANVKPMLKSMEHWFGPYPWYQDGYKLVDAPHLGMEHQSAVAYGNKYQNGYLGRDRSNTGWGDKWDFIIIHESGHEWFGNNITTKDIADMWVHESFTCYSEALFTEGQFGKQAGQEYVHGQRRNIQNDGPIIGPYGVNKEGSGDMYDKGSAMLNTLRTILNNDEKWRQILRGLSSTFYHQTVTGQQVMDYLNRESGQDFTKVFDQYLRHASLPILEIRFEDGKTLARWVSEVEKFDMPVRVRVKGGEYRFIKPTARFAEIKELAGATRETLEVDTFNFYIGVLVD; from the coding sequence ATGAAAAAGAAACTTCTGGTTCTGCTGTTGCTGCTGGCCGCTGCTGTGCCTGCCGCGCAAGCCCAACTCCTGCAGCCCAAGCCCGTTGCCTATACCCGCGCCGACTCGCTGCGGGGCAGCCTCACCACGCCGCTGCGCACCTGCTACGACCTCAACTACTACCACCTCGACGTGAAGCTGGACCCGGCCCAGCGCTTTATCAGCGGCTCCAACTTGTTCCGCTTCACGGCCGCGCAGGATTTCACGCGGCTGCAGTTCGACTTGTTTGCCAACCTGAAGGTGGAGAAGGTGCTCTACAAGGGCAAGGACGTGCCTTTCACCCGCGAGGCCAACGCCGTGTTTGTCACTTTCCCCAAGCCTATTGCCAAGGGCAGCCGCGACGAGTTTACGGTGTATTACTCCGGCAACCCCACGGTGGCGAAAAAAGCGCCCTGGGACGGTGGCATGGTCTTCACGCAGGATGCTGCGGGCAAGCCCTGGGTGGCCACCGCCTGCCAGGGCACGGGCGCCAGCATCTGGTGGCCCACCAAAGACCAGCAGGCCGACGAGGTAGACTCCATGCTCATCAGCATCAGCGTGCCGAATGGTTTGAAAGACGTGTCGAACGGCCGCCTGCGCAAAACCACCAAGCTGAAAGACGGCTATACCCGCTTCGACTGGGCCGTGCGCAACCCCATCAACAACTACGACGTGGCCCTGAACGTGGGCGACTACCAGCACTTTTCGGACTCCTACCAGGGTGAGAAGGGCTTGCTTACCCTTGACTACTGGGTGCTGCCCGAGAACGTGGCCAAGGCCAAAACGCAGTTTGCCGCCAACGTGAAGCCCATGCTGAAATCAATGGAGCATTGGTTCGGGCCCTACCCCTGGTACCAGGACGGCTACAAGCTCGTCGATGCGCCCCACCTCGGTATGGAGCACCAGAGCGCCGTGGCCTACGGCAACAAGTACCAGAACGGCTACCTGGGCCGCGACCGCAGCAACACCGGCTGGGGCGACAAGTGGGACTTCATCATCATCCACGAAAGCGGCCACGAGTGGTTCGGTAACAACATTACCACCAAGGACATTGCCGACATGTGGGTGCACGAAAGCTTTACCTGCTACTCCGAAGCCTTGTTTACGGAAGGCCAGTTCGGCAAGCAGGCCGGCCAGGAATACGTGCACGGCCAGCGCCGCAATATCCAGAATGACGGGCCCATCATCGGCCCCTACGGCGTGAACAAGGAAGGCTCGGGCGACATGTACGACAAGGGCAGCGCCATGCTCAACACCCTGCGCACCATCCTCAACAACGACGAGAAGTGGCGCCAAATCCTGCGTGGCCTTTCCAGCACCTTCTACCACCAGACCGTGACCGGCCAGCAGGTGATGGACTACCTCAACCGCGAAAGCGGCCAGGATTTCACCAAAGTCTTCGACCAGTACCTGCGTCACGCCAGCCTGCCCATCCTCGAAATCCGCTTCGAAGACGGCAAAACCCTGGCCCGCTGGGTGAGCGAGGTGGAGAAGTTCGACATGCCGGTGCGCGTGCGGGTAAAAGGCGGCGAGTACCGGTTTATTAAGCCCACGGCCCGCTTCGCGGAAATAAAGGAGCTGGCTGGCGCCACCCGCGAAACGCTGGAAGTCGACACCTTCAACTTCTACATCGGCGTGCTGGTCGACTAA
- a CDS encoding EamA family transporter — protein sequence MSEPTPAAPSRAALLTAFALVYLIWGSTYVVMKFAVATMPPLLMAGTRYALAGGLLYLFMRGRGEPAPTWRGWGFAALIGICLLGFGNGGTTLGVVYLPSSITALLVATVPMFLAVLGWLSGISPRPGKWVALGLGAGMAGLYLLVAHTKAGAVKQPGHTGLGVFSVLLASLVWAIGSLYAKNHRPAPSPFLSGGMQMLCGGVVMVVVGLLKGEATGFELAQVSAQSWWAYAYLVTFGSIVAFTAYIWLLRVVEPALAGTYAFVNPVVAVLLGWAFAGEVLNPQMLGGAALIVLAVVLVVLGGRRKTSS from the coding sequence ATGTCCGAACCTACTCCGGCCGCGCCCTCGCGGGCCGCGCTGCTCACCGCTTTTGCGCTGGTCTACCTCATCTGGGGCTCTACTTATGTGGTGATGAAATTTGCCGTGGCCACCATGCCGCCGCTGCTCATGGCCGGCACGCGCTACGCGCTGGCGGGCGGCCTGCTGTACCTGTTCATGCGCGGGCGGGGCGAGCCGGCGCCCACGTGGCGGGGCTGGGGCTTCGCAGCGCTTATTGGCATTTGCTTGCTGGGGTTTGGCAACGGCGGTACCACGCTGGGTGTGGTGTATCTGCCGAGCAGCATCACGGCGCTGCTGGTGGCCACGGTGCCCATGTTTCTGGCGGTGCTGGGGTGGCTGAGCGGCATCTCGCCCCGGCCCGGCAAGTGGGTAGCACTGGGGCTGGGCGCGGGCATGGCGGGGCTCTACCTGCTGGTGGCTCACACCAAAGCCGGCGCTGTGAAGCAGCCTGGCCACACCGGCCTGGGCGTGTTTTCGGTACTGCTGGCCTCGCTGGTGTGGGCCATCGGCTCGCTCTACGCCAAAAACCACCGGCCGGCGCCCTCGCCCTTCCTGTCTGGCGGCATGCAGATGCTGTGCGGCGGCGTGGTGATGGTGGTGGTGGGCTTGCTGAAGGGCGAAGCCACGGGGTTCGAGCTGGCCCAGGTCTCGGCCCAGTCGTGGTGGGCGTATGCGTACCTGGTCACGTTTGGGTCCATCGTGGCGTTTACGGCCTACATCTGGCTGCTGCGCGTGGTGGAGCCGGCCCTGGCGGGCACCTACGCCTTCGTGAACCCGGTGGTGGCCGTGCTGCTGGGCTGGGCTTTCGCCGGCGAGGTGCTGAATCCCCAGATGCTGGGCGGCGCGGCGCTCATCGTGCTGGCCGTGGTGCTGGTGGTGCTGGGCGGGCGCCGAAAAACGTCCAGCTAA
- a CDS encoding DUF4126 family protein, with protein sequence MKPSKRYSRRPAKFWPAVGFATLAGMRSMSAPAFLSHYLSRQPSSGLAGSSLRLLQKPVTASLLKAVAAGEIVADKLPGTPDRIALPVMTGRLVSGALVGAAWYRSRHGSALGGGLLGAAVAFVSTIVSYALRTGISEKAGVPIALVGVGEDALVLAGGSALIGAQRPAASEWHPL encoded by the coding sequence ATGAAACCATCCAAACGCTATTCTCGCCGGCCGGCCAAGTTCTGGCCCGCCGTGGGGTTTGCCACCCTGGCCGGCATGCGCAGCATGAGTGCGCCCGCGTTCCTAAGCCACTATTTGTCGCGCCAGCCCAGCAGCGGCCTGGCCGGCTCTTCGTTGCGCCTGCTGCAAAAGCCCGTCACTGCCAGCTTGCTGAAAGCCGTTGCCGCTGGCGAAATCGTGGCCGACAAGTTGCCCGGCACCCCCGACCGCATTGCCCTGCCTGTGATGACAGGCCGGCTGGTGAGCGGAGCGCTGGTGGGGGCGGCCTGGTACCGTTCGCGGCACGGCAGCGCGCTGGGCGGCGGGCTGCTGGGGGCAGCGGTGGCATTTGTCTCCACCATTGTGAGCTACGCCCTGCGCACGGGCATCAGCGAGAAGGCGGGCGTGCCCATTGCGCTGGTAGGGGTGGGCGAAGATGCGCTGGTACTGGCCGGCGGCTCGGCCCTGATTGGGGCCCAGCGCCCGGCCGCCAGCGAGTGGCACCCGCTGTAG
- a CDS encoding carboxypeptidase-like regulatory domain-containing protein, translated as MKLTATPFDPQTGELLPVYRDAYLRGDLARSSARAVEDYLRKDATQAHTTVSRWHEMATLEAEAAAPTTWVQKQLLFIREQPQRFRRRAFSMVGVAALVAGVSMAGTRLPSHSTPAVPVSLPEMTALAEASTAAAEATANANRLVTVSGRILDEAGQPLVGATVLRKGTAQGVSTDANGNYSLRMTAGTVASATLQYGYAGYHDQELKATDVAAQGVTLQPRAKRKHWLFF; from the coding sequence ATGAAGCTTACCGCTACTCCATTTGACCCGCAAACCGGCGAACTGCTGCCGGTGTACCGCGACGCTTACCTGCGCGGCGACCTGGCCCGCTCCTCGGCCCGTGCCGTGGAAGACTACCTCCGCAAGGACGCCACACAGGCCCACACCACCGTGTCGCGCTGGCACGAGATGGCCACCCTGGAGGCCGAAGCCGCCGCCCCCACCACCTGGGTGCAGAAGCAGCTGCTGTTCATCCGCGAGCAGCCGCAGCGCTTCCGCCGCCGGGCCTTCTCGATGGTGGGCGTGGCCGCGCTGGTGGCCGGCGTGTCGATGGCCGGCACCCGCCTGCCTTCCCACAGCACGCCCGCCGTACCGGTGTCGCTGCCCGAAATGACGGCCCTGGCCGAGGCCAGCACGGCCGCTGCCGAAGCAACTGCCAACGCCAACCGCCTCGTGACCGTGAGCGGCCGCATCCTCGACGAAGCCGGGCAGCCCCTGGTGGGCGCCACCGTGCTGCGCAAAGGCACCGCCCAGGGCGTGAGCACCGACGCCAATGGCAACTATTCGCTGCGCATGACGGCTGGCACCGTCGCCAGCGCCACGTTGCAGTACGGCTACGCCGGCTACCACGACCAGGAGCTGAAAGCCACCGACGTGGCCGCCCAGGGCGTGACGCTGCAGCCCCGCGCCAAGCGCAAGCACTGGCTGTTTTTCTAA
- a CDS encoding roadblock/LC7 domain-containing protein — MAYSANSPAGKVVQDVLNDLPGLVAVAVVDITSGMALASHSNSPAINPETAAAYNTEVVKQKQKAMSALKLTGENIEDILITLTNQFHLIKLAGNKFIYLVVNSRETNLAIAREVLRSSSASLN, encoded by the coding sequence ATGGCTTACTCCGCAAATTCCCCCGCTGGCAAAGTAGTACAAGACGTGTTGAACGACCTGCCGGGCCTCGTGGCCGTGGCCGTTGTCGACATCACCTCGGGCATGGCCCTGGCTTCGCACTCCAACTCGCCCGCCATCAACCCCGAAACCGCTGCCGCTTACAACACCGAAGTGGTGAAGCAGAAGCAGAAAGCCATGTCGGCGCTGAAGCTGACCGGCGAAAACATCGAGGACATCCTCATCACCCTCACCAACCAGTTTCACCTCATCAAGCTGGCCGGCAACAAGTTCATCTACCTGGTGGTGAACTCGCGTGAAACGAACCTGGCCATTGCCCGCGAAGTGCTGCGCAGCTCGTCGGCCAGCCTGAACTAG
- a CDS encoding Crp/Fnr family transcriptional regulator, with protein MGCCQLEELEFISGNKVAQSYQKGQRIFQEGAPSLGLHCVSQGKIKVTKTGGDGKEQIVRLAKDGDMLGFQSLLTEPKYSTSAVALEDCVVCFIPRADFFRVWQSNVQFSTSLMQMMAKALGAAEVQMLHLAYKPVRERLAEALLLLYHTFRKEQDTEIFSMSFSREDLASLVGTAKETATRLLSDFKEAGIIATRGSLVSILQPNRLSEIASLYD; from the coding sequence ATGGGTTGCTGCCAACTGGAGGAGTTGGAGTTCATCTCGGGCAATAAAGTCGCGCAGAGCTACCAGAAAGGGCAGCGGATATTCCAGGAGGGCGCCCCGTCGTTGGGTTTGCACTGCGTAAGCCAAGGCAAAATCAAGGTGACCAAAACGGGCGGCGACGGCAAAGAGCAGATTGTGCGCCTAGCGAAGGACGGCGATATGCTGGGCTTTCAGTCGCTGCTCACCGAGCCGAAGTATTCCACGTCGGCCGTGGCGCTGGAGGATTGTGTGGTGTGCTTCATCCCGCGAGCCGATTTCTTTCGGGTGTGGCAATCCAACGTGCAGTTTTCCACTTCGCTGATGCAGATGATGGCCAAAGCCCTGGGCGCCGCCGAGGTGCAGATGCTGCACCTGGCCTACAAGCCCGTGCGCGAGCGGCTGGCCGAGGCGCTGCTGCTGCTCTACCACACTTTCCGGAAAGAGCAGGACACCGAAATCTTCAGCATGAGCTTCTCGCGCGAGGACCTGGCCTCGCTGGTGGGCACGGCCAAGGAAACGGCCACCCGGCTGCTGTCCGATTTCAAGGAGGCGGGCATCATTGCCACCCGCGGCAGTTTGGTATCCATTCTGCAGCCCAACCGCCTGAGCGAAATCGCTTCGCTCTACGATTAG
- the odhB gene encoding 2-oxoglutarate dehydrogenase complex dihydrolipoyllysine-residue succinyltransferase: MALEIKIPAVGESITEVTIAKWLKKDGDAVKRDEVIAELESDKATFELPAEADGVLKIRVAEGETIGIGTVIADLDGAAPSPAPAGAPAAAPAASADPVSQGEQNPQASDQSGYGGAPAGKESNDPSTPGAPAASPAAAPAAGGGSVEMKIPAVGESITEVTVAKWLKEDGAQVSRDEVIAELESDKATFELPAEAAGTLRHAVKEGETISIGAIIARIEGGSGAAASAPAAAAPAPAAAPVAAMASAPAAGGAATYATGVPSPAAGKILGEKGIAAADVAGTGRDGRITKEDAQNAQAKPAAPAPAAAPAAPAASAPAAVPAAGGSREVRRERMSNLRKTVARRLVTVKNETAMLTTFNEVNMQPIMDLRNKFKDKFKEKNGVGLGFMSFFTKAVCIALKEWPAVNAQIDNGEIVYSDFADISIAVSAPKGLVVPVIRNAEQLSFEGIEKEVVRLAGLARDNKLTIEQMSGGTFTITNGGVFGSMLSTPIINAPQSAILGMHNIIQRPVAENGQVVIRPMMYLALSYDHRIIDGRESVSFLVRVKELLEDPTRMLFGI, translated from the coding sequence ATGGCTCTCGAAATCAAAATTCCCGCCGTTGGCGAATCCATCACCGAAGTCACCATTGCGAAGTGGCTCAAGAAAGACGGCGACGCCGTGAAGCGCGACGAGGTTATCGCCGAGCTCGAATCGGACAAAGCTACGTTTGAGCTGCCGGCTGAGGCCGACGGTGTCCTCAAAATCCGTGTGGCCGAAGGCGAAACCATCGGCATCGGCACCGTGATTGCCGATTTGGACGGCGCTGCTCCTTCTCCCGCTCCGGCAGGTGCCCCGGCCGCCGCGCCCGCTGCCAGCGCCGACCCGGTTAGCCAGGGCGAGCAAAACCCCCAAGCCAGCGACCAGTCGGGCTACGGCGGCGCGCCTGCCGGAAAAGAAAGCAACGACCCCAGCACGCCTGGTGCCCCAGCAGCGTCTCCGGCCGCCGCACCCGCGGCTGGCGGTGGCTCGGTGGAGATGAAAATTCCTGCCGTAGGTGAATCCATCACCGAAGTGACCGTGGCCAAGTGGCTGAAAGAAGACGGTGCCCAAGTGAGTCGCGACGAGGTGATTGCCGAGCTGGAATCGGACAAGGCCACCTTTGAGCTGCCCGCCGAAGCCGCCGGCACCCTGCGCCACGCCGTGAAGGAAGGCGAAACCATTAGCATCGGCGCCATCATTGCGCGCATCGAGGGTGGTAGCGGCGCAGCCGCGTCGGCCCCGGCTGCCGCTGCCCCCGCCCCGGCGGCTGCGCCCGTGGCGGCAATGGCCTCGGCTCCCGCTGCTGGTGGTGCGGCTACGTATGCCACCGGTGTGCCCTCGCCGGCCGCCGGCAAGATTCTGGGTGAAAAAGGCATTGCCGCCGCCGACGTTGCCGGTACTGGCCGCGACGGCCGCATCACCAAAGAGGATGCGCAGAATGCCCAAGCCAAACCGGCCGCACCGGCCCCGGCTGCTGCTCCCGCAGCTCCGGCTGCTTCGGCTCCGGCCGCAGTGCCTGCCGCTGGTGGCAGCCGCGAAGTGCGCCGCGAGCGCATGAGCAACCTGCGCAAAACGGTGGCTCGCCGCTTGGTGACGGTGAAGAACGAAACGGCCATGCTTACCACCTTCAACGAGGTGAACATGCAGCCCATCATGGACCTGCGCAATAAGTTCAAAGACAAGTTCAAGGAGAAAAACGGCGTGGGACTGGGCTTTATGTCCTTCTTCACCAAAGCCGTGTGCATCGCTCTGAAAGAGTGGCCCGCCGTGAACGCCCAGATTGACAACGGCGAAATCGTGTATTCCGACTTTGCCGACATCAGCATTGCCGTTTCGGCCCCGAAAGGCCTCGTGGTACCCGTGATTCGCAACGCTGAACAGCTGAGCTTCGAAGGCATTGAGAAGGAAGTGGTGCGCCTAGCCGGCCTGGCCCGCGACAACAAGCTCACCATCGAGCAGATGAGTGGCGGCACGTTCACCATCACCAACGGTGGCGTGTTCGGTTCCATGCTCAGCACGCCCATCATCAACGCGCCGCAGTCGGCCATTCTGGGCATGCACAACATCATCCAGCGCCCCGTGGCCGAGAATGGCCAGGTGGTGATTCGCCCCATGATGTACCTCGCCCTGAGCTACGACCACCGCATCATCGACGGCCGCGAGTCGGTATCGTTCTTGGTGCGCGTGAAGGAATTGCTCGAGGACCCGACGCGCATGTTGTTCGGTATCTAA